The following are encoded together in the Ketobacter sp. MCCC 1A13808 genome:
- a CDS encoding sulfite exporter TauE/SafE family protein: MSFIDQIILFFASLVANTLSALAGGGSGLLQLPILLFLGLSFSSALATHKVASIALGIGATLRHLRESRLNRPFALLILASGLPGVITGALIILNFDDQVSTLALGILTTGLGLYSIFKRDLGQTSHLAHRTPAGYLIGGLVLFIIGILNGSLTSGTGLFVTLWLVRWFGLDYKTAVVYTLVLVGLFWNGIGALTLALQTPVRWDWLPALLAGSFVGGYAGAHLSIIKGNQLVKRCFEVLTMAVGLKLIGSALGAA, from the coding sequence TTGTCATTTATCGATCAAATAATCCTGTTTTTCGCGTCCCTGGTCGCCAATACGCTCTCTGCTCTGGCTGGAGGGGGCTCAGGATTGCTGCAATTGCCCATCCTGCTATTTCTGGGTCTGTCCTTCTCCAGCGCACTGGCCACCCACAAAGTCGCCAGTATTGCCCTGGGCATCGGCGCCACCCTGCGTCACCTGCGGGAAAGCCGCCTGAACCGGCCCTTTGCCCTACTAATATTAGCCTCTGGATTGCCCGGTGTGATTACCGGGGCCCTGATCATTCTCAATTTTGACGATCAGGTCTCGACCCTGGCATTGGGCATTCTAACCACAGGGCTCGGGCTTTATTCCATTTTCAAGCGCGATTTGGGTCAGACGTCACATCTTGCCCACCGCACGCCCGCCGGATACCTGATCGGAGGCTTGGTTCTTTTTATCATCGGCATCCTGAACGGCAGCTTAACCTCGGGCACCGGATTATTTGTCACCCTCTGGCTGGTGCGCTGGTTCGGGCTCGACTATAAAACCGCGGTGGTGTACACCCTGGTTCTGGTAGGCCTATTCTGGAACGGCATCGGCGCCCTGACGCTGGCGTTACAGACGCCGGTTAGATGGGACTGGTTACCGGCCCTGTTAGCAGGCTCTTTTGTCGGAGGCTACGCAGGGGCACACCTCTCCATAATCAAAGGAAATCAACTAGTTAAGCGCTGCTTCGAAGTATTGACCATGGCCGTTGGCCTAAAGCTGATAGGGTCCGCCCTGGGTGCAGCTTAG
- the slmA gene encoding nucleoid occlusion factor SlmA: protein MATSDRKASRKDQILQALAQMLEATPGGRITTAALAKEVGVSEAALYRHFPSKAKMFEGLIEFIENSLFSRINAIVKEEPDATEQCGQILHLLLAFTEKNPGITRILTGDAITGETDRLRQRVVQLYDRIETQLKQILREAELKQGKRTTLSPAQTANLMLCAAEGRISQYVRSGFTRSPLENWLGQWSLLSGALFRVPEKVI from the coding sequence ATGGCAACCAGCGACCGCAAAGCCTCCCGTAAAGACCAAATCTTACAGGCTCTGGCCCAAATGTTAGAGGCCACACCCGGAGGGCGCATTACCACCGCTGCCCTGGCAAAAGAAGTCGGTGTATCGGAAGCGGCGCTGTATCGCCATTTTCCCAGCAAAGCAAAAATGTTCGAAGGCTTGATCGAGTTTATTGAAAACTCACTGTTCTCACGAATCAACGCCATTGTGAAAGAAGAGCCGGACGCCACCGAACAATGTGGGCAAATCCTGCATTTGTTGCTGGCCTTCACCGAGAAAAACCCGGGTATCACGCGGATTCTGACGGGTGATGCCATAACCGGAGAAACTGATCGCCTGCGGCAGCGGGTAGTACAACTGTACGACCGCATAGAAACCCAACTCAAACAGATATTACGGGAAGCGGAATTAAAACAGGGCAAACGCACGACGTTATCGCCTGCGCAAACTGCGAACCTGATGCTGTGTGCAGCGGAGGGGCGCATTAGTCAGTATGTGCGGTCCGGTTTTACACGCTCACCACTGGAGAACTGGCTCGGACAGTGGTCTTTACTTTCGGGGGCTCTGTTCCGGGTACCTGAAAAGGTCATTTAA
- the argB gene encoding acetylglutamate kinase, protein MTLSKDQALNIAQVLSEALPYIQRFTGKTIVIKFGGNAMETDELTNSFARDIVMMKLVGINPVVVHGGGPQIGNLLKKIGKESEFIEGMRVTDSETMDVVEMVLGGLVNKDIVNLINNHGGKAVGLTGKDGQMILAKKLKISRNAPGMNEPEIIDIGHVGEVEKVNVDVINMLVNSDFIPVIAPIGVGADGASYNINADLVAGKVAEALKAEKLMLLTNIAGLMDKQGKVLTGLSPSGVDELIADGTIYGGMLPKIQCALDAVKDGVVSAHIIDGRVPHAVILEIFTDAGVGTLITSENL, encoded by the coding sequence ATGACGCTTAGCAAAGACCAAGCTCTGAACATCGCCCAGGTGCTTTCAGAAGCCTTACCCTATATCCAACGATTCACCGGCAAAACCATCGTCATTAAATTTGGCGGTAACGCCATGGAAACGGACGAACTCACTAACAGCTTCGCGCGGGATATCGTGATGATGAAGCTGGTGGGCATCAACCCGGTGGTAGTACATGGCGGCGGCCCGCAAATCGGCAACCTGCTGAAAAAAATCGGTAAAGAAAGCGAGTTTATCGAAGGCATGCGGGTCACCGACTCCGAAACCATGGACGTGGTTGAAATGGTGTTGGGCGGTCTGGTCAACAAAGACATCGTCAATCTGATCAACAATCATGGCGGCAAAGCGGTGGGCCTGACCGGAAAAGACGGCCAGATGATTCTTGCCAAGAAATTAAAGATCAGCCGCAACGCGCCCGGCATGAACGAACCGGAGATCATCGACATCGGTCACGTGGGCGAGGTGGAAAAAGTCAACGTTGATGTCATCAATATGTTGGTTAACAGTGATTTCATTCCAGTGATAGCGCCCATCGGTGTGGGCGCGGACGGCGCCTCTTATAACATCAATGCCGATTTGGTGGCGGGCAAAGTCGCAGAAGCCCTGAAAGCGGAAAAGCTGATGCTGCTGACCAACATCGCCGGGCTGATGGATAAACAAGGTAAGGTGCTCACCGGGCTGTCGCCGTCCGGCGTTGATGAGCTTATTGCCGACGGCACCATCTATGGTGGTATGCTGCCGAAAATACAATGCGCATTGGATGCGGTGAAAGACGGAGTGGTGAGCGCACACATCATTGATGGTCGCGTTCCTCATGCAGTGATATTGGAAATCTTTACAGACGCCGGAGTGGGCACACTTATTACCAGCGAGAATTTGTAG
- a CDS encoding phosphomannomutase/phosphoglucomutase gives MATKKKPANNNDQPAASKSVSVQSGLLKVMLPAILGSALVVAICGALIVFQVLQPSATAQMEIVGKTEARHYLDDLIQLTKSQSEHVKQVAGSKVVLDSVLGKAEQIQAAETSLKQIFPHASNININKKGSARKDPGSTPPISFAQLDMIAKAEKQREVQPEIHQHDKAGYLTIVQPVLKGEDVLGTLMVSFDLKPLRALLPVMNNEQGYLELIQTFSNQAQVVYAIGNNAHKQGSGYEASGDIAHWSTRFYPAASMNVIQNNMMMAWILIGVALVMVLAMSVTSYFLLNGALQTNATALASFFQAKIQNDNPSKPFSLGIFASLAQTLQRLFEDYDRKNRQPPGKTRSTEQSTKATAPLPDFDPTYHHNDDVLDVDIHEDDNDLLSGAAQFDDSPLDLDDMDMAEPELVHEDVHVEAEIFRAYDIRGIVGQNLDRDVAYAIGTAVGSEALDQGQDAVIIGRDGRHSSPELAEALAQGIQATGADVIDIGAVPTPVLYYATKTLRTQSGVMVTGSHNPPDYNGFKIVIADEALALERVQSLRERLDTKRIQKGNGRYEAVEISNEYLERICNDVVLAKPMRIVVDSGNGIAGPLACQLLDALGCSVTPLYTEVDGSFPNHHPDPSNPNNLQDLINQVQSEEAELGIALDGDGDRLGIVTPSGKIIWPDRMLMLYARDLLSRNPGADILYDVKCTRDVAELVSSLGGRAIMCATGHSLMKAKMKESGAVVGGELSGHIFFNDRWYGFDDALYSAARLLEILSMEPFDAESVFAELPEKISTPELHIEVSEANKFKIMEKLVSEANFEGGNLVKIDGVRVDFPDSWGLIRASNTTPVLVARFEGDSEAALEQVKTVFRNQLKAVEPGLNISF, from the coding sequence ATGGCAACGAAAAAAAAGCCTGCTAATAATAACGATCAGCCCGCTGCGAGCAAATCCGTTTCCGTCCAATCCGGCTTACTCAAGGTGATGCTACCTGCCATTCTGGGATCGGCACTGGTGGTCGCCATTTGCGGTGCGTTAATCGTGTTTCAGGTGCTGCAGCCCAGCGCCACCGCGCAGATGGAGATCGTCGGAAAAACCGAAGCCCGGCACTATCTGGACGATCTAATTCAGCTGACCAAAAGCCAAAGCGAACATGTCAAGCAAGTTGCCGGCAGCAAGGTCGTATTGGATTCTGTGCTTGGTAAAGCAGAGCAGATCCAAGCAGCAGAGACTTCCCTCAAGCAGATTTTTCCGCACGCCAGCAATATTAATATCAACAAAAAAGGTAGCGCCAGAAAAGACCCGGGCAGCACGCCGCCTATCAGCTTTGCGCAACTGGATATGATCGCCAAAGCAGAAAAACAGCGTGAGGTGCAACCGGAAATCCACCAGCACGACAAAGCCGGTTATCTCACTATCGTACAACCTGTTTTAAAGGGTGAGGACGTGCTCGGCACACTGATGGTCAGCTTTGATCTGAAACCACTGCGGGCACTGCTGCCGGTTATGAATAACGAGCAGGGATATCTGGAGCTGATCCAGACGTTTTCGAACCAGGCTCAGGTGGTCTACGCCATCGGCAACAACGCCCATAAACAAGGCTCGGGTTATGAAGCCAGCGGTGACATCGCTCACTGGAGTACCCGCTTTTATCCAGCGGCTTCAATGAACGTCATACAAAATAATATGATGATGGCCTGGATACTGATCGGTGTGGCACTCGTGATGGTATTGGCCATGAGCGTTACCAGCTATTTTTTACTCAACGGCGCTCTGCAAACCAACGCCACCGCCCTGGCGTCGTTTTTTCAGGCCAAGATCCAGAACGACAACCCCAGCAAGCCATTTAGCCTGGGAATATTTGCTTCTCTGGCGCAGACCCTGCAACGCCTGTTTGAAGACTACGATCGCAAAAACCGGCAGCCTCCCGGTAAAACGCGCAGCACTGAGCAAAGCACCAAAGCAACGGCGCCTTTACCGGATTTCGACCCCACCTACCATCACAATGACGATGTACTGGATGTGGATATTCATGAAGATGACAATGATCTGCTCAGCGGTGCCGCCCAATTTGATGACAGCCCGCTGGATCTGGACGACATGGACATGGCGGAGCCGGAGCTGGTGCACGAGGATGTCCATGTGGAAGCGGAGATTTTCCGTGCTTATGACATCCGCGGTATCGTAGGCCAAAACCTGGACCGGGATGTCGCCTATGCCATCGGTACTGCGGTGGGCAGTGAAGCCCTGGACCAAGGTCAGGACGCGGTCATTATCGGTCGAGATGGACGACATTCCAGCCCGGAACTGGCTGAAGCCCTGGCTCAAGGTATTCAGGCCACTGGCGCAGATGTAATTGATATCGGCGCTGTACCCACGCCTGTACTGTACTACGCCACCAAAACCCTGCGCACGCAAAGCGGGGTGATGGTCACTGGTAGCCATAACCCCCCTGATTACAACGGTTTCAAGATCGTCATCGCCGATGAGGCGCTGGCGCTGGAGCGGGTGCAAAGCCTACGGGAACGCCTGGACACCAAGCGCATCCAAAAAGGCAATGGCCGTTACGAAGCGGTGGAGATTTCGAACGAGTACCTGGAACGCATCTGTAACGACGTCGTTCTGGCTAAACCGATGCGCATCGTGGTGGACTCCGGCAATGGTATTGCCGGCCCCCTGGCTTGCCAGTTATTGGACGCACTGGGTTGCTCGGTGACCCCCTTATACACCGAAGTGGACGGTTCCTTCCCCAATCATCACCCAGACCCCAGCAATCCGAACAACCTGCAGGACCTGATCAACCAAGTGCAGTCGGAAGAGGCCGAACTGGGTATTGCCCTGGATGGGGATGGTGACCGCCTCGGTATTGTCACCCCCAGTGGAAAAATCATCTGGCCTGACCGTATGTTGATGCTGTACGCCCGGGATCTGCTATCGCGCAACCCCGGCGCCGACATCCTGTACGATGTGAAATGCACCCGGGATGTGGCAGAGCTGGTCAGCAGCCTTGGGGGGCGTGCCATCATGTGCGCCACAGGGCACTCGCTGATGAAAGCCAAAATGAAAGAGTCCGGCGCGGTGGTCGGCGGTGAATTATCCGGTCATATCTTCTTTAACGATCGCTGGTACGGCTTCGATGATGCGCTTTACAGTGCCGCACGACTGTTGGAAATCCTCTCCATGGAGCCCTTCGATGCCGAGTCCGTTTTTGCTGAGCTACCTGAAAAAATCAGCACCCCGGAGCTGCATATCGAGGTTTCTGAAGCCAATAAATTCAAAATAATGGAAAAATTGGTATCAGAAGCGAATTTTGAGGGTGGAAATCTGGTCAAGATCGATGGAGTCAGGGTAGACTTTCCGGACAGCTGGGGACTGATACGTGCCTCGAACACAACTCCGGTGCTGGTTGCCCGTTTTGAAGGCGACTCAGAAGCTGCGTTGGAACAGGTCAAAACCGTATTCCGCAACCAGTTGAAGGCCGTCGAACCCGGATTAAACATTTCCTTTTAG
- the coaBC gene encoding bifunctional phosphopantothenoylcysteine decarboxylase/phosphopantothenate--cysteine ligase CoaBC translates to MLELANRRIVLGVTGGIAAYKSADLVRRLIERGAEVRVVMTPAAQEFITPLTMQALSGNPVHTTLLDTEAEAAMGHIELARWGDVILVAPASADFLARISQGQGNDLLSTLCLAARCPIVVAPAMNQAMWASSANQANVDTLRTRGVIMFGPASGEQACGDIGPGRMLEPTDLALQLATVFPSRQLSGKRVTITAGPTREAIDPVRYISNHSSGKMGYALAQAARDAGAQVTLISGPVNLDAPDRIQRIDVISAQDMYEAAMAQVQACDIFIATAAVSDFRVQNSHSQKIKKQDNSSAAMTLTLVENPDIIAAVANSTPKPFTVGFAAETQEVEEYARQKIKRKNLDMIVANDVSRIDIGFNSDNNAVTAIWGSGEATLEIASKHQIAKQLITLISDHYHNSTES, encoded by the coding sequence ATGTTGGAACTGGCTAATCGCCGCATAGTGCTGGGCGTGACCGGCGGCATCGCCGCCTATAAAAGTGCGGATCTGGTACGCCGCCTGATCGAGCGAGGCGCAGAGGTGCGCGTTGTGATGACACCGGCGGCTCAGGAGTTTATTACGCCGCTCACTATGCAAGCGCTATCCGGCAACCCCGTGCACACCACCTTGCTGGATACCGAAGCCGAAGCCGCTATGGGGCATATTGAACTGGCGCGTTGGGGCGATGTCATTCTGGTCGCCCCGGCCAGTGCCGACTTTCTGGCCCGTATCAGCCAGGGACAGGGCAACGACCTGCTCTCTACCCTATGTCTGGCGGCCCGCTGCCCGATCGTCGTGGCTCCCGCCATGAACCAGGCAATGTGGGCCTCGTCTGCCAATCAGGCCAATGTCGACACCCTGCGCACGCGCGGCGTAATTATGTTCGGCCCGGCCTCTGGTGAACAAGCCTGTGGCGACATCGGACCGGGGCGTATGCTGGAGCCCACCGACTTGGCACTGCAGCTCGCCACAGTATTCCCCTCCCGGCAGCTGAGCGGAAAGCGGGTTACCATTACCGCCGGCCCCACCCGCGAAGCCATTGATCCTGTGCGTTACATCAGCAATCACAGTTCAGGGAAGATGGGCTACGCCCTGGCACAAGCTGCCCGTGATGCCGGAGCACAAGTGACGTTGATCAGTGGTCCGGTGAATCTGGACGCCCCCGACCGCATTCAGCGCATTGATGTGATCAGCGCGCAAGACATGTATGAAGCGGCCATGGCACAGGTACAAGCCTGCGATATCTTTATTGCAACCGCAGCAGTATCCGATTTCCGTGTGCAAAATTCACACTCACAAAAAATCAAAAAGCAAGATAATAGCAGCGCGGCGATGACACTGACCCTGGTCGAAAACCCGGACATCATTGCGGCGGTCGCTAACAGCACCCCCAAACCGTTCACCGTTGGATTCGCTGCCGAAACACAAGAGGTTGAAGAATACGCCCGGCAAAAAATCAAACGCAAAAACCTGGACATGATTGTCGCCAATGATGTGAGCCGCATCGACATCGGTTTTAACAGCGACAACAATGCCGTTACCGCCATTTGGGGCTCCGGCGAAGCTACGCTGGAAATTGCCAGTAAACATCAAATCGCCAAACAGTTAATTACCTTGATTAGTGACCACTACCACAATTCCACAGAGAGCTAA
- the radC gene encoding RadC family protein codes for MAITDWPSEERPREKMLKHGGSVLSDSELLAIFLRIGIKGKSAVELARDLLTRFDGLRGVMDATADQFAEVPGMGPAKWAQLQACLELGQRYLQTTLSRGEAFTSPMLTRQFLQARLRAYHHEVFACLFLDNQNRLIRFEELFTGTIDCASVYPREVVKRVLSLNAAAVIFAHNHPSGIAEPSQSDRHITQRLQSALGLIDVRVLDHFVVGDAEVVSMAERGLI; via the coding sequence ATGGCGATTACTGACTGGCCCAGCGAAGAGCGCCCGCGGGAAAAGATGCTCAAGCACGGCGGCAGTGTACTGTCTGACAGCGAACTGCTGGCGATTTTTCTGCGCATCGGCATTAAAGGCAAGAGCGCAGTAGAGTTGGCGCGGGATTTACTCACCCGTTTTGACGGTTTGCGCGGGGTGATGGATGCGACTGCGGATCAATTTGCTGAAGTGCCCGGTATGGGGCCGGCGAAGTGGGCTCAATTGCAGGCCTGTCTGGAGTTAGGGCAGCGGTATCTGCAAACCACCCTAAGCCGGGGCGAGGCTTTCACCAGCCCGATGCTGACACGGCAATTTCTGCAAGCCAGATTGCGAGCCTATCATCACGAGGTGTTTGCCTGCCTTTTTCTGGATAACCAAAACCGGCTGATTCGCTTTGAAGAGCTGTTTACCGGCACAATTGACTGCGCTTCAGTTTATCCCCGTGAAGTGGTGAAAAGAGTTCTGTCACTGAATGCAGCTGCGGTTATATTTGCCCACAATCATCCGTCCGGTATTGCCGAGCCCAGTCAATCCGACCGCCACATTACCCAGCGTCTGCAATCTGCATTGGGATTAATTGATGTGCGGGTGCTGGACCATTTTGTGGTAGGGGATGCAGAAGTGGTGTCGATGGCCGAGCGCGGGTTAATTTGA
- a CDS encoding OmpA family protein, protein MKNTTSRQVIYISLLASLVGLSSCAQIETVANSMNEKLTSGGSAVAVGGGTYFACKLGGGSDKDCAITAGVIGLATYGYLKHQANQMAKIENVMATPCESSDASKQAYCVNMTEGAVIFSSGSHDLNPQSKQTLNQVANVLKESNNTIIYVEGHTDPVGPEEYNQKLSEDRASAVRSYFESQGLSNERMLTLGWGESKPLPMENPSNSELRRVELRVEGDENG, encoded by the coding sequence ATGAAAAACACAACTTCAAGACAAGTGATCTACATCAGCTTATTGGCGAGCCTAGTAGGTTTATCAAGCTGCGCGCAAATTGAGACTGTTGCCAATTCGATGAATGAAAAGCTGACCTCAGGAGGCAGTGCTGTAGCTGTAGGTGGCGGAACCTACTTTGCCTGCAAGCTGGGCGGAGGCAGCGATAAAGACTGTGCCATTACAGCAGGGGTTATAGGACTGGCCACTTATGGCTACTTAAAACATCAAGCCAATCAAATGGCTAAAATTGAGAATGTGATGGCGACTCCCTGTGAGTCCAGCGATGCGTCAAAACAAGCCTATTGCGTCAACATGACGGAAGGAGCCGTCATTTTTTCAAGTGGTTCTCATGACCTAAATCCTCAATCTAAGCAAACCCTTAACCAAGTTGCGAACGTACTTAAAGAATCCAACAACACCATTATTTATGTAGAAGGGCATACAGACCCTGTCGGCCCCGAAGAATACAATCAAAAATTATCAGAAGATCGGGCTTCTGCAGTAAGAAGCTACTTTGAGTCGCAAGGCCTATCCAATGAAAGGATGCTTACATTGGGGTGGGGAGAGTCAAAACCGTTGCCAATGGAAAACCCAAGTAATTCTGAATTGCGTAGAGTTGAGCTACGGGTTGAAGGCGATGAAAACGGCTAA
- a CDS encoding serine/threonine protein kinase has protein sequence MSTSEHRLALPVGTVLQQFRIEAVLGYGGFGIVYKGRHQHLDEIVVAIKEYLPQEIATRDGATVFPLGTSEQEDYEEGMTRFLAEAKQLLQFDHHPNIVSCRDFFEANGTAYLVMKFEDGMPLNELIRLRQQADRPLSEQEILQIILPLLDGLKMIHDHGVLHRDIKPGNVFMRRGTEDPVLIDFGAAKQNFSKHSKSNAPYSVGYAAFEQVHSDGHLGPWTDIHAVGGIMWRILSGKNPIPVETRLNALLRQHPDPMTSALELGSGHYSPAFLEAIDKCLKINEEDRFQDAETTALALQGRSVHVSGKTNIDPDTTIADDDVPTQMVRQKEPAKESVADVKPTNNTKWIIASLLVLICVALASLFFVGNNLKPEKDSIVKSEPTPATPETQTPPSSPPTPKPPPTSLVTHKLWINADPQFATIELLNSKINYAAGVELPAQRYQVRISATGYTEQSIWVDLSQNNQTVSVTLTPESKQYQLWVNTSPSSASIRIPSTGTAYQAGMSLNAGQYELEVSAPGYISQSTTADLRSSDQRLAIVLEKIKQPPAPAPAPSSNQSALEEKAWANCQVISGSPQTGEAYFTLPAGVSSGDVLFKVGRFRLPLRPVLSSDKFISMCQSKNCYKVRANYGLNDYSATGNGMKVNGKACFYAVGKKPHHYILNLK, from the coding sequence TTGTCAACCTCAGAGCATAGATTAGCGTTACCCGTTGGTACCGTATTGCAACAGTTCCGTATAGAAGCGGTACTGGGTTACGGTGGCTTTGGCATCGTCTATAAAGGCCGTCACCAGCATCTTGATGAAATTGTCGTTGCAATCAAAGAATACCTACCCCAGGAAATTGCTACCCGGGACGGTGCCACAGTCTTCCCCCTGGGCACCAGTGAACAGGAAGACTATGAAGAGGGCATGACACGCTTTCTGGCTGAAGCCAAGCAGTTGCTGCAGTTTGATCACCATCCGAATATCGTTTCTTGCCGGGATTTCTTTGAAGCCAATGGCACAGCCTATCTAGTAATGAAATTTGAAGACGGCATGCCACTCAATGAGTTGATCAGACTGAGGCAGCAAGCTGACCGCCCCTTATCCGAACAAGAAATATTGCAGATTATTTTGCCCCTGCTCGATGGATTAAAAATGATTCACGACCATGGTGTGCTTCATCGTGACATTAAGCCCGGTAACGTTTTTATGCGACGAGGTACGGAGGACCCCGTGCTCATTGACTTTGGTGCTGCCAAACAAAATTTCAGTAAGCACAGTAAATCCAACGCACCCTATAGTGTGGGGTATGCCGCTTTCGAACAGGTACATTCCGACGGGCATCTCGGCCCCTGGACAGACATTCATGCTGTCGGAGGAATAATGTGGCGCATACTGAGTGGCAAGAATCCGATCCCCGTAGAAACTCGCCTAAATGCCCTTCTGCGACAGCACCCGGATCCGATGACCTCTGCCTTAGAACTTGGCTCAGGACACTATTCCCCTGCTTTCCTCGAAGCCATTGATAAATGCTTGAAAATAAACGAAGAGGATCGTTTTCAGGACGCAGAAACCACTGCGCTTGCGTTGCAAGGTAGATCCGTTCACGTTAGCGGAAAAACGAACATTGACCCAGACACTACGATTGCTGACGATGACGTTCCTACGCAAATGGTACGCCAGAAAGAACCGGCGAAAGAGAGCGTGGCAGATGTAAAACCGACCAACAATACAAAGTGGATTATCGCTAGTTTGCTCGTGCTCATCTGTGTAGCGCTGGCATCGCTTTTCTTCGTAGGAAACAACCTAAAACCGGAAAAAGATAGCATTGTTAAATCAGAGCCAACACCTGCGACGCCTGAAACTCAAACCCCGCCCTCTTCCCCCCCCACGCCAAAGCCACCACCGACTTCGTTGGTGACCCATAAACTATGGATCAATGCGGATCCTCAATTCGCTACAATTGAGTTGTTGAACAGCAAAATCAATTACGCTGCCGGTGTGGAGTTACCTGCCCAACGTTACCAGGTCCGGATATCTGCAACGGGCTATACCGAGCAGTCTATTTGGGTTGATCTATCTCAGAATAATCAGACTGTCAGTGTGACGCTGACGCCCGAATCCAAACAATACCAATTGTGGGTTAATACTTCTCCTTCATCGGCAAGCATCCGGATTCCCTCCACAGGCACTGCTTACCAAGCGGGCATGTCACTCAATGCAGGTCAATATGAACTTGAGGTGTCCGCTCCCGGCTATATATCCCAATCCACCACTGCCGACTTGCGCTCCAGCGACCAGCGATTAGCAATAGTATTGGAGAAAATAAAGCAGCCACCTGCACCAGCCCCGGCTCCGTCCAGCAACCAGTCAGCCCTGGAGGAAAAGGCGTGGGCCAATTGCCAAGTCATTTCCGGGTCACCTCAAACGGGTGAAGCCTACTTCACACTACCCGCAGGTGTATCCTCCGGAGATGTACTTTTCAAAGTCGGACGCTTTCGTTTGCCTCTACGTCCGGTACTGTCCTCTGACAAATTTATTTCGATGTGCCAAAGCAAAAATTGTTATAAAGTCCGAGCTAACTACGGGTTGAACGACTATAGCGCCACAGGGAATGGCATGAAAGTGAATGGCAAAGCCTGCTTTTACGCTGTAGGAAAGAAGCCCCATCATTACATCCTTAACCTTAAATAG